Proteins found in one Quercus robur chromosome 2, dhQueRobu3.1, whole genome shotgun sequence genomic segment:
- the LOC126713245 gene encoding plant UBX domain-containing protein 10, whose product MVDVGDKLAYFQAITGLEDPDLCTEILAAHGWDLELAISSITSTNTATPPENSTSTPAVATSSGDNGGGRGVTRSSLEPPRFGASERSEAAAGPGLAWKIVTLPISVISGSLNLISGAIGLGLWAAGGVLSYSMGMVGLGSGSGRNSEASARLVPLSAAASEAMEFVAAFERDYGTTTMTRPNFVSQGFMDALQRSRNEFKLLFVYLHSPDHPDTPLFCERTLCSEALAAFVNENFVAWGGNIRASEGFKMSNSLKASRFPFCAVVMAATNQRIALLQQVEGPKSPEEMLTILQKVLEESAPVLVAGRLEAEERRTNMRLREEQDAAYQAALEADQARERQKREEQERLEREAAEAERKRKEEEEALERAAREAAEKEAALARMRQEKALSLGDEPEKGPNVTQVLVRFPNGERKERRFHSTSTIQSLYDYVDSLGCLETENYSLVSNFPRVVYGPEKLSSSLKEAGLHPQASLFVESNS is encoded by the exons ATGGTTGATGTAGGCGACAAATTAGCGTATTTCCAAGCGATCACGGGCCTCGAAGATCCCGATTTGTGCACGGAGATTCTCGCCGCTCATGGCTGGGACCTCGAGCTCGCGATCTCGTCCATCACCTCCACGAACACCGCCACTCCGCCGGAGAATTCCACATCCACGCCGGCAGTCGCTACATCCTCCGGCGACAATGGCGGAGGTCGAGGTGTCACGCGGTCAAGTTTAGAACCTCCTCGTTTTGGAGCATCGGAGCGATCTGAAGCGGCTGCCGGACCCGGTTTGGCGTGGAAGATCGTGACTCTGCCGATTTCGGTGATTTCCGGTAGTCTGAATTTGATTTCCGGCGCAATTGGGCTTGGTTTATGGGCCGCCGGTGGTGTTCTCTCGTATTCCATGGGAATGGTTGGGTTGGGCTCCGGTTCGGGCCGGAACAGCGAGGCGTCGGCTCGGTTGGTTCCGTTATCGGCTGCGGCATCGGAGGCTATGGAGTTCGTGGCGGCGTTTGAGAGAGATTACGGTACGACGACAATGACGAGGCCGAATTTCGTGAGCCAAGGGTTCATGGACGCGCTTCAGAGGTCGAGGAACGAGTTCAAGCTGTTGTTTGTGTATTTGCACTCGCCGGATCATCCTGACACGCCTTTGTTCTGCGAGAGAACGCTGTGTTCGGAGGCTTTAGCGGCGTTTGTGAACGAGAACTTCGTGGCGTGGGGAGGAAATATTAGAGCTAGCGAAGGGTTCAAGATGAGTAATAGCTTGAAAGCCTCGAGATTTCCTTTCTGTGCTGTGGTAATGGCTGCTACGAATCAGAGGATCGCATTGCTCCAGCAG GTTGAGGGACCAAAATCTCCTGAAGAAATGCTCACGATATTACAGAAAGTGCTTGAAGAAAGTGCCCCTGTTCTTGTTGCAGGAAGACTTGAAGCAGAAGAAAGAAGAACCAACATGCGCTTAAGGGAAGAGCAAGATGCTGCTTACCAAGCAGCGCTTGAAGCTGATCAA GCTAGGGAACGCCAGAAGAGAGAAGAGCAAGAACGCCTCGAGAGGGAAGCTGCTGAAGCTGAGAGGAAGCGTAaggaggaagaagaggctctTGAAAGAGCAGCACGTGAAGCTGCAGAGAAAGAGGCTGCATTAGCAAGAATGAGGCAGGAGAAAGCTTTGTCTCTTGGTGATGAACCTGAGAAAGGACCTAATGTGACACAG GTTTTGGTACGGTTTCCTAATGGAGAACGCAAGGAGAGGAGGTTCCACAGTACTTCAACAATTCAATCTCTATATGACTATGTTGATTCTTTGGGCTGTTTAGAAACTGAGAATTATAGCCTTGTCTCTAACTTTCCTCGGGTCGTTTATGGCCCAGAGAAACTGTCTTCGTCACTGAAAGAAGCAGGATTGCATCCTCAGGCCAGCCTTTTTGTGGAGTCGAACTCGTGA